From the Venenivibrio stagnispumantis genome, one window contains:
- the murD gene encoding UDP-N-acetylmuramoyl-L-alanine--D-glutamate ligase, translating into MVLIFGKGKTGLSVKDFLDNKNIQNILIDDNDSYNLNNIDYIVISPGVPFSHKIYKEAKKRKIPVFTDIELGYKYFKGEIVAITGTDGKTTTTTIIYNILKSHFEKTYIGGNYGIPFTDILKETEDGIAVLELSSFQIYSIKDFRPNIAVFLNISTDHLDWHKKYKHYLLSKLKIFKNQQENDYAVLNFSYQFLRDLNIKSKKLFFSLTPLPEEYKGIYIKDNYFWIRAEDEIKLFPIEKVKLKGKHNLENVMAGLIVGYIKGVPIEKMEEVIQNFKPLEHRIEYVDTINGVDFYNDSKATTVQAVYRAVESFNNKIILILGGINKGGDFSALKNFKDKIKKVFIIGKSKEEIKDMIKDFADYSLEESLQDAVLKAMEIAEKGDTILFSPGCASFDMFKNYADRGNKFKDIVKRVKEEKNETL; encoded by the coding sequence ATGGTGCTTATTTTCGGAAAAGGAAAAACCGGATTATCGGTAAAAGATTTTTTAGACAATAAAAATATACAGAATATCTTAATTGATGATAATGACAGCTATAACTTAAATAATATAGATTATATAGTAATCTCTCCCGGAGTTCCTTTTTCTCATAAAATTTATAAAGAAGCAAAAAAAAGAAAAATACCGGTATTTACAGATATAGAGCTTGGATATAAATATTTCAAAGGAGAAATAGTAGCAATAACCGGAACAGATGGAAAAACAACAACTACCACAATTATCTATAATATCTTAAAATCCCATTTTGAAAAAACATATATTGGCGGAAATTATGGTATTCCTTTTACTGATATTTTAAAAGAAACAGAAGACGGGATTGCAGTTTTAGAGCTATCTTCTTTTCAAATCTACTCAATAAAAGATTTTAGACCCAACATTGCCGTATTTTTAAATATATCAACAGACCATCTTGATTGGCATAAAAAATATAAACATTATCTATTATCAAAACTTAAAATATTCAAAAATCAACAAGAAAATGATTATGCAGTCCTAAATTTTAGTTATCAATTTTTAAGAGATTTAAATATTAAATCAAAAAAATTATTCTTTTCTTTAACACCATTACCAGAGGAATATAAAGGAATATATATAAAAGATAACTATTTTTGGATAAGAGCAGAAGATGAAATAAAATTATTCCCGATAGAAAAAGTTAAATTAAAGGGAAAACATAACTTAGAAAATGTAATGGCAGGATTGATAGTTGGATATATAAAAGGTGTGCCGATTGAAAAGATGGAAGAGGTTATACAAAATTTTAAACCCCTTGAGCATAGAATTGAGTATGTAGATACAATAAATGGAGTAGATTTTTACAATGATTCAAAGGCTACAACAGTTCAGGCAGTTTATAGAGCAGTAGAAAGCTTTAATAATAAAATAATCCTTATACTCGGTGGTATAAACAAAGGCGGAGATTTCTCTGCTTTGAAAAATTTTAAAGATAAAATAAAAAAAGTATTCATAATAGGAAAAAGCAAAGAAGAAATTAAAGATATGATAAAAGATTTTGCAGATTATTCATTGGAAGAAAGCCTGCAAGATGCAGTTTTAAAAGCTATGGAAATAGCAGAAAAAGGAGATACGATACTATTTTCTCCCGGATGTGCAAGTTTTGATATGTTTAAAAATTATGCAGATAGAGGAAACAAATTTAAAGATATAGTAAAAAGAGTAAAAGAAGAAAAAAATGAAACTTTATGA
- a CDS encoding glucose-6-phosphate isomerase produces MIKIDYTDVMADRIGERDGILREELLSFRYFTVETHSLIQREKDNSFYFAKLPYQDITDILETAKQIRENFDYFIVIGIGGSSLGNIMLHEALNDFNYNENHFPKFYVLDNVDPEKFGAVIDRIDIKRSCFNVITKSGSTVETIANFLIILDILKEELGEKYKEHLIITTDPEKGFLRKFANENNIKSFSIPENVGGRFSVLSSVGLLSAAVCGIDIEQILEGARKMDLICSVEEHIEHNPAYLIAILHYLANIRRGKSISVMMPYSERLSSFVDWYKQLWAESLGKEGFGQTPIKAIGAIDQHSQIQLFREGPRDKIVTFIQVEKFKRDFKIPTDIPEDLNYLAGHSLSEILNKELLGTKVALTKSKVPNLTIVLDEINPYNIGMLIYLYEMATAFSGYLYKINPFDQPAVEEGKNFTYALMGRKGYEQKLEEFKSIYKEKYKLEIS; encoded by the coding sequence ATGATAAAAATAGATTATACAGATGTTATGGCAGATAGAATAGGAGAAAGAGATGGTATTTTAAGGGAAGAGCTTTTATCATTTAGATATTTTACCGTAGAAACCCATTCTTTAATTCAAAGAGAAAAAGATAACAGTTTTTATTTTGCTAAACTTCCTTATCAAGATATAACGGATATATTGGAAACTGCTAAACAAATAAGGGAAAATTTTGATTATTTTATTGTTATAGGAATAGGTGGTTCTTCCCTTGGAAATATAATGCTTCACGAGGCTTTAAATGATTTTAACTATAATGAAAACCATTTTCCTAAGTTTTATGTTCTTGATAATGTTGACCCGGAAAAATTTGGAGCAGTTATTGATAGAATTGATATAAAAAGAAGTTGCTTTAATGTTATAACAAAATCCGGTTCAACTGTTGAAACAATAGCCAATTTTTTAATAATACTTGATATTTTAAAAGAAGAGCTTGGAGAAAAATATAAAGAACATCTAATAATTACTACAGACCCTGAAAAAGGATTTTTAAGAAAATTTGCCAATGAAAATAATATAAAAAGTTTTTCAATTCCCGAAAATGTAGGTGGAAGATTTTCAGTTTTATCATCGGTAGGACTTTTATCTGCGGCTGTTTGTGGAATAGATATAGAGCAGATTTTAGAAGGAGCAAGAAAAATGGATTTAATCTGCTCTGTAGAAGAGCATATAGAACATAATCCGGCATATCTTATAGCCATTTTACATTATCTTGCAAATATTAGAAGAGGAAAATCTATATCAGTAATGATGCCTTATTCTGAAAGATTATCTTCTTTTGTTGATTGGTATAAACAACTTTGGGCAGAAAGCCTTGGGAAAGAAGGATTTGGACAAACACCGATAAAAGCAATCGGTGCAATAGACCAGCACTCTCAAATCCAATTATTTAGAGAAGGCCCAAGAGATAAAATCGTTACATTTATTCAGGTTGAAAAATTTAAAAGAGATTTTAAAATTCCTACCGATATACCGGAAGATTTGAATTATCTTGCAGGACATAGCTTATCAGAAATATTAAATAAAGAATTACTTGGAACAAAAGTAGCATTAACAAAAAGTAAAGTGCCTAACCTAACTATTGTTTTAGATGAGATAAATCCATATAATATTGGTATGCTTATATATCTTTATGAGATGGCAACGGCATTTTCCGGTTATCTATACAAAATAAACCCATTTGACCAGCCGGCAGTAGAAGAAGGAAAAAATTTCACTTATGCATTAATGGGTAGAAAAGGCTACGAGCAAAAATTAGAAGAGTTTAAATCAATTTATAAAGAAAAATATAAATTAGAGATTTCTTAA
- a CDS encoding ABC transporter ATP-binding protein, translating into MEIVRLKDIKKIYKSKNEEVEALKSISLTINEGEMVAVMGPSGSGKSTLLHIIGLIDTPTEGSIEIDNKDVSKLNLSKFRNEYIGFVFQLSYLLPEFTALENVMMPLLISKKEKPKEKAINILKKLGLEHRVNHKPSQLSGGEQQRVAIARAIVNNPKILVADEPTGNLDSENTKIVMEIFKNLNKEKNTTIIIATHDIEVAKNCDRIIYIKDGKILKEEKAFERV; encoded by the coding sequence TTGGAAATAGTAAGGCTAAAAGATATAAAAAAGATTTATAAATCAAAAAATGAAGAAGTAGAAGCATTAAAAAGTATATCTTTAACAATAAATGAAGGTGAAATGGTTGCAGTTATGGGCCCTTCCGGTTCAGGAAAAAGCACACTACTTCATATTATCGGTTTAATAGATACTCCAACAGAAGGCAGTATAGAAATAGATAATAAAGATGTTTCAAAACTGAATTTATCAAAATTTAGAAATGAATATATAGGGTTTGTTTTTCAGCTTTCTTATCTTTTACCGGAATTTACAGCTTTGGAAAATGTTATGATGCCACTTTTAATATCAAAAAAAGAAAAACCAAAAGAAAAAGCTATAAATATTTTAAAAAAACTTGGTTTGGAGCATAGGGTTAATCATAAACCTTCCCAGTTATCCGGTGGAGAGCAACAGAGGGTAGCTATTGCAAGGGCTATTGTAAATAATCCTAAGATATTGGTTGCTGACGAGCCAACCGGAAATCTTGATTCAGAAAATACAAAAATAGTTATGGAAATTTTTAAAAATCTAAACAAAGAAAAAAACACAACAATAATAATAGCCACCCACGATATAGAAGTAGCAAAAAATTGCGACAGAATAATCTATATAAAAGATGGAAAAATCCTTAAAGAAGAGAAAGCATTTGAAAGAGTATGA
- a CDS encoding NAD(+)/NADH kinase has translation MEEKILPFYKKINIFTKASKEAKDFAVKIKNWLNLHGIESNITDNLADLEHEEFLKDIDFLIVVGGDGSLLISARRVAKYEIPIIGINLGRLGFLTEINEDEAFDKLKQILSKPLCISKRMMLRATLYREGKKILEADVLNDVVVNKAILARIVDVAVYVGDRYITTYNGDGIIISTPNGSTGYALSAGGPIVYPMMEVLLVVPICPHTLTDRPIVLPTLEPITIKLVAKEKDAWLTLDGQEGTQLMYNDEIVVKKSPYYAHLIRTPYKNYFDILREKLNWK, from the coding sequence ATGGAAGAGAAAATTTTACCGTTTTATAAAAAAATAAATATTTTTACAAAAGCAAGTAAAGAAGCAAAGGATTTTGCCGTAAAAATAAAAAATTGGTTAAATCTACACGGCATAGAATCCAATATAACAGATAATCTTGCTGATTTAGAACATGAAGAATTTTTAAAAGATATAGATTTTCTTATTGTGGTAGGGGGAGATGGCTCTTTACTTATCTCTGCAAGAAGAGTAGCAAAATATGAAATACCTATAATAGGTATAAATCTTGGAAGACTTGGATTTTTAACAGAGATAAATGAAGATGAAGCCTTTGATAAATTAAAGCAGATATTATCAAAACCGCTGTGTATCTCTAAAAGAATGATGCTAAGGGCTACATTATACAGAGAAGGGAAAAAGATTTTAGAAGCAGATGTTTTAAATGATGTGGTTGTAAATAAAGCCATTCTTGCAAGAATAGTAGATGTGGCAGTATATGTGGGAGATAGATATATAACAACATATAACGGCGATGGGATAATAATATCAACTCCTAATGGTTCAACCGGATATGCATTATCTGCCGGAGGGCCTATTGTTTATCCTATGATGGAAGTGCTTCTTGTGGTTCCAATCTGCCCCCATACATTAACAGATAGACCTATTGTCCTTCCTACCTTAGAACCTATAACTATAAAGCTTGTTGCAAAAGAAAAAGATGCTTGGCTTACCCTTGATGGACAGGAAGGAACACAGCTAATGTATAATGATGAAATTGTAGTAAAAAAATCTCCATACTATGCCCATCTAATAAGAACACCTTATAAAAACTATTTTGATATTTTACGAGAAAAGTTAAATTGGAAATAG
- the glyA gene encoding serine hydroxymethyltransferase yields the protein MLKHLKAVDEEVFKAISNEFKRQQEHLEMIASENYTSYAVMEAQGSVLTNKYAEGLPFKRYYGGCEYVDIVEDLAIQRLKKLFNAEHANVQPHSGSQANQAVFFSQLQPGDTILGMRLDHGGHLTHGAKVNVSGIVFNSVQYGLHPETELIDYDEVYRFAKEHKPKMIIAGASAYSRVIDWAKFKEIADEVGALLLVDMAHYAGLVAGGAYPSPVPYADFVTSTTHKTLRGPRGGIILCKEKYAKDIDKWVFPRLQGGPLMHVIAGKAVAFKEALSEEFKQYAHQVVKNAQALAEELKALGLRIVSGGTDSHMMLVDLRPLNVKGNQAEEALGKANITVNKNAIPYDPEKPTITSGIRLGTAALTTRGMKENDMRRIAQNIVKVLKNLDNEKVIQEVKEDVLSLCSSYPLYPDWTKDYLQ from the coding sequence TTGCTGAAGCATTTAAAAGCAGTAGATGAAGAAGTATTTAAAGCTATTTCCAATGAATTTAAAAGACAACAAGAACATCTTGAAATGATAGCTTCCGAAAATTACACTTCCTATGCAGTAATGGAAGCCCAAGGTAGTGTTTTAACAAACAAATATGCAGAAGGATTACCTTTTAAAAGATATTATGGTGGCTGTGAGTATGTTGATATTGTAGAAGATTTAGCAATCCAAAGATTAAAAAAACTTTTTAATGCAGAACATGCAAATGTCCAGCCCCATTCTGGCTCACAGGCTAATCAGGCAGTTTTTTTCTCCCAATTACAACCGGGAGATACAATTCTTGGAATGAGACTTGACCACGGCGGACACCTTACCCATGGAGCAAAAGTTAATGTTTCCGGTATAGTTTTTAATTCAGTCCAATACGGCTTACATCCGGAAACAGAATTAATAGATTATGATGAGGTTTATAGATTTGCAAAAGAACATAAACCTAAGATGATTATAGCCGGTGCATCTGCTTATTCAAGGGTTATAGATTGGGCAAAATTTAAAGAGATAGCAGATGAAGTTGGAGCATTATTATTGGTAGATATGGCACATTATGCAGGACTTGTAGCCGGTGGTGCTTATCCTTCACCTGTTCCTTATGCAGATTTTGTTACTTCTACAACCCATAAAACTTTAAGAGGCCCAAGAGGTGGAATAATCCTTTGTAAAGAAAAATATGCAAAAGATATAGATAAATGGGTATTCCCGAGATTACAAGGTGGCCCTTTAATGCATGTTATAGCCGGTAAAGCCGTTGCATTTAAAGAAGCATTATCGGAAGAGTTTAAACAATATGCCCACCAAGTAGTTAAAAATGCTCAGGCTCTTGCAGAAGAGTTAAAAGCCCTTGGCCTTAGAATAGTTTCCGGTGGAACAGATTCCCACATGATGCTTGTAGATTTAAGACCATTAAATGTAAAAGGAAATCAGGCAGAAGAAGCTCTTGGAAAAGCCAATATTACCGTAAATAAAAATGCTATACCTTATGACCCGGAAAAACCTACAATAACATCTGGAATAAGACTTGGAACTGCTGCACTTACCACAAGAGGAATGAAAGAAAACGATATGAGAAGAATTGCCCAAAACATAGTAAAAGTATTAAAAAATCTTGATAATGAAAAAGTAATACAAGAAGTCAAAGAAGATGTTTTATCTTTATGCAGTAGTTATCCATTATATCCAGATTGGACAAAGGATTACCTACAGTAA
- the rpiB gene encoding ribose 5-phosphate isomerase B encodes MKIAIGSDHGGFFYKEKIKEYLKSQKYEIIDKGTYSPEPVDYPYFGEEVAKSVAEKEAEFGIIICGTGIGISIAANKVKGIRAALCTNEFMARMARSHNDANILALGQRVIGLDHAFAIIDVFLNTPFEGGRHERRVKLILDIENQNL; translated from the coding sequence ATGAAAATTGCAATAGGAAGTGACCACGGCGGATTTTTTTACAAAGAGAAAATTAAAGAATATCTTAAATCTCAAAAGTATGAAATTATAGATAAAGGAACATATTCACCTGAGCCGGTTGATTATCCTTATTTTGGAGAAGAAGTTGCAAAATCTGTAGCAGAAAAAGAAGCAGAATTTGGAATTATAATATGTGGAACCGGTATAGGAATATCAATTGCTGCAAATAAAGTAAAAGGAATAAGGGCTGCATTATGCACTAATGAATTTATGGCAAGAATGGCTCGCTCTCATAACGATGCCAACATACTTGCCCTTGGTCAAAGGGTTATTGGCTTAGACCATGCATTTGCCATAATAGATGTATTTTTAAATACACCTTTTGAAGGTGGAAGACACGAAAGAAGGGTAAAACTTATATTAGATATAGAAAATCAAAATCTTTAA
- the trmD gene encoding tRNA (guanosine(37)-N1)-methyltransferase TrmD gives MKFYIISIFPEFFECFKNVGIVSRAIKSNKVSIEIINPRDFATDKHKTVDDVVYGGGPGMLLKPEPIFKAFDYIKEKGALPYTLITEPWGKRFNQDYAKFLSEKKEIAIICGRYEGVDERVKTLVDDEISIGDFILSGGEPAAIVIMDAVIRLIPGALSEEESLKVDSFSDGLLGYPNYTRPAEFRGMKVPQILLSGNHKLISLWRRWQQLKRTKEKRPDLLQKANLSDLDKKMLEYDNFEDFIEKVRV, from the coding sequence ATTAAATTTTATATTATCTCAATTTTTCCTGAATTTTTTGAATGTTTTAAAAATGTTGGCATTGTTTCCCGTGCTATTAAATCCAACAAAGTCAGTATAGAGATAATAAATCCGAGAGATTTTGCTACCGATAAGCATAAAACGGTAGATGATGTTGTTTATGGTGGTGGCCCCGGTATGCTACTAAAACCGGAACCGATATTTAAAGCATTTGATTATATAAAAGAAAAAGGAGCTTTGCCTTATACATTAATCACAGAACCTTGGGGAAAAAGATTTAATCAAGATTATGCAAAATTTTTATCAGAAAAAAAAGAAATAGCAATAATCTGTGGCAGATATGAAGGAGTTGATGAAAGAGTAAAAACCCTTGTAGATGATGAAATCTCCATAGGAGATTTTATATTATCAGGAGGGGAACCGGCAGCAATCGTTATAATGGATGCAGTTATAAGATTAATTCCGGGAGCTTTGTCTGAAGAAGAAAGTTTAAAGGTAGATTCTTTTTCTGATGGTCTTCTTGGTTATCCAAACTATACAAGACCGGCAGAATTTAGAGGTATGAAAGTTCCACAAATTCTTTTATCCGGAAATCATAAATTAATCTCTTTATGGAGAAGATGGCAACAACTTAAAAGAACAAAAGAAAAAAGACCGGATTTATTACAAAAAGCAAATTTATCAGATTTAGATAAAAAAATGCTTGAATATGATAATTTTGAAGATTTTATAGAAAAAGTTAGGGTATAA
- a CDS encoding biotin--[acetyl-CoA-carboxylase] ligase, whose protein sequence is MKNLIFNTKFIGKNYIYFDEIDSTNLFAKRTKDLEDGTVILAESQTSGRGRNNRKWISPKNKGLYFSIVLKPDIENKDLSKLSLIFPIAVRDTLQKYISLQVFIKWPNDIYINNKKISGFLFETDIENNKISRIIAGIGININHSKDDLKDVQDIATSLKILQNKEFDRKEILNDILQKIEELYLDFDKYKDRLHQIVSENLLWKGEKIVIIENDKIIEEGILLNINQDGFATILTKKGIKYIYSGDLSIRKGEK, encoded by the coding sequence ATGAAAAATTTAATATTTAACACAAAATTTATAGGCAAAAATTATATATATTTTGATGAGATAGATAGCACAAATCTATTTGCAAAAAGAACAAAAGATTTAGAAGATGGAACTGTTATATTAGCAGAAAGCCAAACATCTGGAAGAGGAAGAAATAATAGAAAATGGATTTCTCCTAAAAATAAAGGTTTATATTTCTCAATAGTTTTAAAGCCAGATATTGAAAATAAAGATTTATCAAAATTATCCTTAATATTCCCGATAGCCGTTAGAGATACACTTCAAAAATATATATCTTTACAAGTATTTATAAAATGGCCTAATGATATATATATTAACAATAAAAAAATATCCGGATTTTTATTTGAAACAGATATTGAAAATAATAAAATATCAAGAATAATAGCCGGAATAGGAATAAATATAAACCATTCAAAAGATGATTTAAAAGATGTGCAAGATATAGCCACATCTTTAAAAATACTGCAAAATAAAGAGTTTGACCGGAAAGAAATTTTAAATGATATTTTACAAAAAATAGAAGAGCTTTATCTTGATTTTGATAAATACAAGGATAGATTGCATCAGATTGTATCTGAAAATCTTTTATGGAAAGGAGAAAAAATAGTTATAATAGAAAATGATAAAATAATTGAAGAAGGAATTTTGCTTAATATAAATCAAGATGGATTTGCTACTATTTTAACAAAAAAAGGAATAAAATATATATATTCCGGAGATTTATCTATCAGAAAAGGTGAAAAATGA
- a CDS encoding ATP-binding protein encodes MILKKDIEEIKCNKCYDTGWIKTDEGVVRCDCKEKEYQKKANILMNIPKRYADATFENFRPISEEQKKAKNISQEYVYENDYKKGKGLFFYGKPGVGKTHLAVAILKEFYKTRNIIGFFYDARILMNDLKSAFDVSSSNKDLLQRVIKTPILVLDDFGSERLTDWARDIINYIIASRYNEELPIIITSNIQIEAKENPEQLRERIGESITSRLLHMCEFIEVAGEDYRMLGKAKD; translated from the coding sequence ATGATTTTAAAAAAAGATATAGAAGAGATAAAATGCAATAAATGTTATGATACCGGCTGGATAAAAACAGATGAAGGCGTAGTAAGGTGCGATTGTAAAGAAAAGGAATACCAAAAAAAAGCTAATATATTAATGAATATACCAAAAAGATATGCAGATGCAACTTTTGAAAATTTTAGACCTATATCAGAAGAGCAAAAAAAGGCGAAAAATATATCCCAAGAGTATGTTTATGAAAATGATTATAAAAAAGGTAAAGGATTGTTTTTTTACGGAAAGCCGGGGGTAGGGAAAACCCATCTTGCTGTTGCAATTTTAAAAGAGTTTTATAAAACAAGAAATATTATTGGATTTTTTTACGATGCAAGAATCTTAATGAATGATTTAAAATCTGCTTTTGATGTAAGCTCCTCAAATAAAGACTTACTGCAAAGGGTAATAAAAACACCTATTCTTGTTCTTGATGATTTTGGTTCAGAAAGACTTACCGATTGGGCAAGGGATATTATAAATTATATAATTGCAAGCAGATATAATGAAGAATTGCCTATAATAATAACATCAAATATACAGATAGAAGCCAAAGAAAATCCAGAACAATTAAGAGAAAGAATAGGAGAATCAATAACTTCAAGGCTTTTACATATGTGCGAATTTATAGAGGTAGCAGGTGAAGATTATAGAATGTTAGGTAAAGCCAAAGATTAA
- the hisB gene encoding imidazoleglycerol-phosphate dehydratase HisB — MERKATIKRETKETQIELSLNLDGTGKHLIDTQIGFLSHMLESFSYHSMIDLEIMATGDIHVSHHHLVEDVGIVLGSAIKEALGDKKGIKRFGYAIIPMDEALVLSSIDLSGRPLLFYDDNKLRGKITNFDFELMGEFFKGLVLSLNATVHLKMLAGHNLHHIAECFVKAFAISLKEAISVDERRKGIPSTKGSL, encoded by the coding sequence ATGGAAAGAAAAGCAACAATAAAAAGAGAAACAAAAGAAACCCAGATAGAGTTATCATTAAATTTAGATGGAACAGGAAAACATTTAATTGATACCCAAATAGGATTTTTATCCCATATGCTTGAAAGTTTTTCTTATCATTCTATGATAGATTTAGAAATAATGGCAACCGGTGATATACATGTTAGCCATCATCATCTTGTTGAAGATGTTGGAATAGTCTTAGGCAGTGCTATAAAAGAAGCCCTTGGAGACAAAAAAGGAATAAAAAGATTTGGATATGCAATAATCCCTATGGATGAAGCCCTTGTTTTATCATCAATAGATTTATCCGGAAGACCACTTTTATTTTATGATGATAATAAATTAAGAGGGAAAATAACAAATTTTGATTTTGAATTAATGGGAGAGTTCTTTAAAGGATTAGTTTTATCGCTAAATGCAACGGTGCATCTTAAAATGCTTGCAGGACATAATCTCCACCATATAGCAGAATGCTTCGTAAAAGCTTTTGCAATATCTTTAAAAGAGGCTATATCCGTAGATGAAAGAAGAAAAGGAATACCTTCAACAAAAGGAAGTTTATAA
- a CDS encoding DeoR family transcriptional regulator → MDRKQQILEIIREKKEVTVKELAHIFKVSEMTIYRDVRQLEKEGEIIRKHVSLVLNTEENIANLNLKACPVCNKPITRSHPYRIIVENTKVVEACCEHCGLMLHQRYADKDVSALTFDFITEKPVSALDAYYVVGSSAVPCCSPSVIPFVNKEDAEKFQKGFGGKVLNFVDAYNEIVNRTNVNIKSCCETPQLVSFKLSQLKKEE, encoded by the coding sequence ATGGATAGAAAACAACAGATTTTAGAAATAATTAGAGAAAAAAAGGAAGTAACCGTCAAAGAGCTTGCCCATATATTCAAAGTTTCAGAAATGACCATATATAGAGATGTAAGACAGTTAGAAAAAGAAGGAGAAATAATCAGAAAACACGTTTCTTTGGTTCTTAATACAGAAGAAAATATAGCCAATTTAAATCTAAAAGCCTGTCCGGTATGTAATAAGCCTATTACCCGTTCCCACCCTTATAGAATAATAGTAGAAAATACGAAGGTTGTAGAAGCTTGCTGTGAGCATTGTGGTTTGATGCTTCACCAAAGATATGCAGATAAAGATGTATCGGCTTTAACCTTTGATTTTATAACAGAGAAACCGGTATCTGCCCTTGATGCATATTATGTAGTAGGTAGTTCTGCTGTACCTTGTTGTAGCCCAAGTGTTATACCATTTGTAAATAAAGAAGATGCAGAAAAATTTCAAAAAGGATTTGGTGGAAAAGTTTTAAACTTTGTAGATGCTTATAATGAAATTGTCAATAGAACAAATGTTAATATCAAAAGCTGTTGTGAAACACCACAGCTTGTTAGCTTTAAACTTTCTCAGCTGAAGAAAGAAGAATGA